In Felis catus isolate Fca126 chromosome B1, F.catus_Fca126_mat1.0, whole genome shotgun sequence, the sequence ggttcgacactcaaccgactgaggcacccagtccCCCCtccattttccaaatttaaatcAAATTCAGTTAACATtgagtgtagtcttggtttcaggggtgGAATTTAGGGCTTCGTCCCTTACATGAAACACCCACTGCCAACCCCCACAGGGGCCCTCCATAACACCTGTTGCAAATGGAGcccacccactcctcccctctagcaaccctcactTTCTTCTCTACACTTAAGGGTTctcctggggcacgtgggtgtctCAGCCAGTTAGGACTCTGATTCagtcagctcatgatctcagggtttgagagTTCAATCCCCGTGTCCGGtgctgtgatgacagctcagagcctggagcctgctctggattctgtgtctccccttctctctgccaatcccctggtcatgctctgtatctctctctctctctctctctctctctctctctctctctctctctctctctttctctctctttcaaatacacaaaaaacaattttttttgaagagtctcctatggcttgcctccctctgtgattttatcttattttatttattcttcccttGCCCTatgtgcttctgttttgttttttattccacatacaagtgattACATGGCACTTTCTCACTGAAAGAGCTCAACAGGGCTAACTGGATGTTAGATCTCAAAAGACATTAAcaggtgaaatatatttttcctgtgGATTTGATTCTAAATTGGGCAGAATCATGGGTAGAATGCAAAAAGTGTATGTGCATCTGAGCCACGAAGGGAAGCCACAGAAAATAACCATGCTAGGTCATCCTGTAGAAATTTTGGGATCCAACTTTCTCTTCCTGGATTAAAATCTGTATATCACACAcgcaaccacacacacacacacacacacacacacacacacacacacacaatatttgaTCTGGATCTCATGATGGCCTCCATAAGCATCCAGTCAGCTCCCCAGATGACTATGGCCAGCTCTTCCTGGGTGGTCGTGTGTCACGTGTTCCACCCACACCTGAGGAAGTCCACACCCCTGGCTTTGTAATCCTTGGGAGAGGTCACAAGAGGGAGTCTTGCACAATGCTCTCTTTCCAGCAGGGGGCGCCGCTGGCCAGCACGGGCATTGCATAGTCTTCCAGGAGGACCTGGCATTGGGCACTTGCTCAGGCTGGCAGATTGGAGTCTCCATGCCTTGCACTGCAGCCTGAGCATTTCGTGGGGCATAAAGGCGACCATGAACATTTACAGAAGGTCTGGTGGGTCTAGGATTCCCTCAttgtgactcttaattttggccaTACTGGACCCTGGACTCTGAGCTAAAATAGAGAACCCTGCACTGCTCAGGCCACTGGTGATGATATGTTTTCCAGACATTCCTGgaacttttatttcaaaatataaatccaGTTAAGTCaagatgttaaattttttaaaatgttgacaatTAGCAAAGAAGATTGCATATGGGAAAACCAGTAGGTGGCCTCACGTGGGGTGATGTTGGAGCAATTCTGGCAATAGGAACAGTGTTATTTGGTCTTGACAAATCCTGCCACCTAAACTGGATTTCTCAAGGAAATTTTAATTCACAGATTTCACCCTACAATTCATAAGGGTATTAATGAGGCTCCAAAGAAGGCAGTATGACCGTGTTTTCACCTGTTCATGTGAGAGCGCAGGTGTCCTTAAAAGTATGCCTGAAAATGGCGAACACTTCAACTTTCATTAGTTTAAATTGAAATCATGTATTTCCTACACAGTAGATCCTGGACATGGCTTTAATCCATAGGTGAAACAAAATATTCTGAAGGAGAAAgcaaaaatgggtaaaagaatAAGCTATATTCTATGTTCACAATGAAGATAATCTGTCAAAGAGTCCAGGCTACAAAGATGATGAGAAACATGAAcctaaaatatatgtagaatatacttagaaaactaaacatttaTGGATGTCACCCACCTGCATCTCAAAGGCATTTGAATTTATACATCATGCACAGAGTATGGCAAATAACAGATACAATTTCAATAACAGAAATAGACTccatagatagataatagagacCCGATGAAGACAGGAGAGATACATGATAGACACACAGATAGATGACACATAGACATGACAGGGAAACAGGTGGTAGAATGGTTCTTTTGAGACAACTCCCCATCCTGACTACCCACGTGGAAGATTCTGGGCCATTCTGAGATTTGGAGACCAAGACAAGCTGGGGTGTCATTCAAGTATGAAGGCCAGCTGACTCAAGCCTGGGGAAGAACCCACATGTCAGTACCAAAGCATTCAGACAGGAGCAAAAGTCTAGTCCTCAGAGATGAGTCAGCTTCGTGCCCCAGGAAGGCCTGGAATAGACTGGCTGAGGCCACTACATGGAGGAGAGCAATCTGTGACCTCATTCTAATAATGCCAGAGATAATACTGTCTAAAACTCCATTGAAAACCCAACAATTTTATAGGAAAAGGTGAAAACTCAATGGAATATATAATCATTGAAAAAACAGGTCCAAGTTTGGTGCATGTCAAtggatattttaagaaaagtgaaAGGTGTGCTTCTCCTCTGGGCCCgataaccaccccccccccccctcaagaATCTGGTCTGTCCTGAGAGTGGCTGGTGCCAGGCTGGTACGGTGAAGGGATGGGCTGGTTGTAAGGTGAGACCAACTGGGAGTTGAGAGGATGAGAATTGGGAAGGGTGTggtgatgggtgggggaggggtaagaaTGCTGCCAGTAAGGGTGGGGCAGTGGTCCCATGCCATTGAGTGAGGCCAGGCTGAGGCCGGGGGAAGCTGTGGGCAGGGCTGGATGGCACCAGGCTGGGAGGGGGCCATGCCTTGAGGGCAGTGGACAGAGGCCACAGGAGCAGCCTCCTGGAGAAGATAGGAAAGGCCAAATGAAAAGTGCACACGATGTCCAATACATGCCAATCTTCAAGGAGGGAAACCATCCAGACTGCATTGCACTTGGAGGCCCTCCCCCTAGTCCAATGAGAATTCTTGATGCCTCTCAATGCATCTGTTTGTGATGGATGATATCAGATAACCTATTAATATCATCTAACACAGTTTCCGTGCATGTCATAAAGTCAAAAATCTTTGGCATAGTAGTTGACCCTCCATGATGCCTTACCGAAGATATTAGGCATTTCATATGTAGAACCCCCAGAGAAGACTTACAACATTGATAATATTATCCACAGTTAAATGCGTTGCAAAAGGGGTGTGAGGTTAACAATGTAAAAGAGCAGCCATATGAcctgaataaaatgaatattagaaAAAGAGCCCAATTATTATGGTTTTGTCAGAAGGAATGAGACAGTAATGGGGCAGTGGGCAGGGCCTGAGTCAGGGGCCGGGGAAAGGGAACAACAGCCTCTGACTCAAGTCACACAGAGTCTGCATGGATGGAGTTTTGGGTGGGGCTCACCCTGTGACTCCTGTACTTCCCTCCTGGTTTAAGTGACATTGGATGGCCAACAGCTAGTTGCTCTGCCTTCTGGCTGCACAgatctgcagagagagagaggggagcattCCCCAAAGAATGCTCTTTAGGGCGAAGGAGCAGGCGTGCGCTCTTCCTAAGGGGGGATTCCTCTCTGCAGACCTATGGGATTTCCCTGGGTCCTCCTCAGAGTTTGCcctgagggagagaagaaagatagCCTGTTCCTAAGGTGATATTTTGACCAGCGCCTGCCCAGCCTGTCAAATATTGCTGTGTCACAAAATCCTATGGAGGGCAGTAAATCACAAGCCAGGCCTCCAAAAGGCAGCCAATATGTGCATCTCTTGTCATAGGGTTCCGGCATATGCATACATGAAGCCTCACCAACGGATCCCATTATGGGCCAAAGACAGACTGAGCCTGCCCAGTGCATATTGGAGGTACGCAGGATCACATGGaagtatttttatagtttatttattttatcttcagggagaccggggggggggggggggggtggggagagtgggggaggggcagagcgggaaggagagagagagaatcccaagcaggttctgccctgacagtgcagagccagacaccgggcttgaattcatgagctctgagatcatgacctgaaattaggagtcagatgcttaacgggctgagctacccaggtgcccaatcaCACAAAAATGATTCTAATAAGCATGTATTTATACACTACAGCTGGGTTTGCCTGAGGTTCTGAAAGTCGAAGCAGACCTAGGTCCTATAAAGCTCCTCTTTCCTGACAGTTAATTAAGCTTTgacaaagtaaataattaaaaataatcttcaaagcTGAGAAAAAAACTAATGCACcttatgtcttatttggaaaatttttattaaatgtgaaaaaaggaaacataGCTTCATGATAACATTTAATAACGAAAATGAAGAAAGCGGGTAATATATTCCCCAGTACAACTGGCACAAAACTACCATCACAGAGTCTACCAAATTAATCTCTGCTTCAAATTTGCAAAGGAAACAGTTGGATCCTTTATTCAGAATCCCCAAATTGCACATTTGCAAACCAAATGCATTTAATGTCATAGGTTATATTTACATTGAGGCTTACAacttattattataatttcactaaatttcttaaatatgtatttacataaaataaactttacatcCACGTTGATAAGTATCATgtgaaaaataacatatattacCTAAAGAAAAAGTGTGTTCTGCGTCGGGAGAAGggatgtatgtatatacacgACACAAGCGTGACATCCAAGTATGACCAGGGCTCCAATTTTGTACATCGAGCCCAACAGGGGAATTGCTGATGCACCATATGCCATACCTGAAACCTATTTTCAATTAAATAGTCATCTCCTCAGGGTCACTGAGTTGGAGGTCAAGATTCCAAGGCCATGAGGTGTCTCACTGCCAATTGCACTCATCTGAGGATGATGAAAGCTGCAGGTGATCAAAGAGGACACTCAATCGGATGCACACACAGCCTCCTTCAGACTGGTGTGTGATGGGAGGGACCTGACCAGTGGGGGCTGGCGTCTCGGGAGGTGCCAGACAGGGAGCTGCTATGAACCTGGAGTTCCAGCTGCCTTTATCCAGGCGGCTGAAGACCATTCCCATGGGCTGGCTGGGTGCCTGTGGACAGGGTGGACACAGGGCCATGGTGCATGCCTGGAGAGTGTCCAAttgaggttgggggtggggaggctggaggctCATGCTTTGCACTAAGGCGGGTGACTTCCTGAGCACGTGGGCTGCCCCCTTGAGACCACATGCCCTTCTCCTTTCTGGACGACACAGACTCTGGCAAAGCCCCACACGGGGGCATCCTGTGCTCTTGTGGGGTTGATGAAAGGGGGTCCATCGTGGTTTCTTTCGAGGGTTCTGGCACGTGTTGTCGGGGAGCGGGGCCCATCTCTTGCCTGGTGTCTGGATGTGGGGCTGAGGACTCGGAGCCAAACGGGTTAGAGGAGGATCAGAGCTCACCTCAGGATGCTTGGCTGGTGCCTGGGCATGGCCAGTGCCCTGCGCCCTAGAGACAGTCTGGAGACCTTCAAGGGAGGCACATCGGGGCCGGTGTTGTCTCAGCTGGACACTGAGGCCTGGATCCCAGGCAGAGCGTTGGTGTGCTGGGGCAggcggggcaggaggggcaggggtccCCACTTGCTGGGCATCCTGTCGGCCAGCAGGCGGGAAGGTGCTTGCCACAGGTCTCCCGAGAGGAGCAGCCGACGGGGACAGCTGTGTCGTGTCAGGTGTCCTGCTAGTAGGCTCAGCCGGGACGTGCGGCTCCAGCACAGACACCCTCTTGGTGGTGTACACAGGCATCGGCCTGTGCGGATGCTGTGggaacacacaacacacagacaACGGCCATGagtccttcctccccaccaagGACACATGCACGGCAagcacagcaaagaaacagacAGAAACGCCAAGACCTCAGTCCATTGCGAACaactgggagagacagaggatgaggaCCTCCAGCTCAATGCTGATCAGGAAGAAACACTGGGCAGTAGCCCCTTGATGCTTTGATTCCACTGGAGCGACGGACCAGAAAGGTTCTGCATCGTGCCTTTCTCCCGAAGTGGACAAGCACGTCCATTCATGCTTCCAGGGAAAGTACAGGCATCCTGCAGGTGGTTTGCGGTGGGGGCTGCTGAGTTCCATGGCTAATTTGGGAGTATGTGTCACAAAGAAAGATGCGTGGTCTTCCAGAGAGGCGTCTAGGTGTTGCAAGAGTTTCCTGATATAGTATTCTCACCGCCCTCCCCCACTAGCCACACTGTTAGCACACATACGAGGGATCCTGCAAAAGCATGGACACCCGGGGGAACTGGGTGAAAAGGACTCCCAGAGAAATCACCTTGGTCAAAGTTGAAACCCCTCTGCTCCCAGGAGGGCAATGAAGCCCACCCCTGTCCCAGGGAAAGAAgaagagcaggaacaggggacaCTCACCCTCTCATAGTCACAGGGTTCTGTGGATTCCCTCCAGGTTCGCTGCTGCCTTCCTGGGCGTCTCCTGGAGAATCTCTGGAACAGCGCCTTCCTCCGCTGACCTTCTCGTCTACACGACAAACCTTGGGAAGTAGAAGGAGCTGCATTGCCTGTGTTCCACATTCTCCTTGGTTCCAGATTCTCCCTCAGCTTCCTGGAGTCCCAGGCCTGGGGGGCCCGCGGCCCATCCCAGTGTCTCATGGTGCACCAGCTGCCTGATGCTTTGTGCCCAAAGGCTCTGCAGTTCTTACACTTTACCTGTGTGAAGGAAGGTGGAGAGACTCAGTGAATGAGCAGGAACCAAAATCCAAGTGTAAAGAACATGAGAagtgtgggggataagcttaggaatcccctgggcttacaccaatgggttaacaaggcataaagaaattcAAAGCCATAGAATGCTCACCCAAACACCCGattttgggtaaaccagattggcacccctagaatagggaggtgcaaaggcacccaaAATAGAAAGTGGGTGCAGAgtccccagaatagagagggagggacaaaggcCCAAATTAGGAACGGGTGCAAAGGCTCCCAATACAAAATtatatgaggtaagcaagatcAGGCATGCAGGGAAAAAAGGCCCCCCAATTAGTTctatagcagaaaagctgctttcacaggaggaaaaGGCCAAGTTAGGTAAACtagtgaattggactatggatgCTGCGCTGTAGGCCAAGCAGCCTGGAGAGgtgatggttaaaaaaaaaaaaaaaaaaaaaaagtgccttgtTAACCCAGAGGCTattctccctgtctgtctcatcCCCCTAAgctggcaaagataaacaggcacaGTGCCTCCTGTCTGCCCTTAACAATTGTCTGCCTATCTGCCCGGGGCCAGGATTTTGTTTAATactgacccaaaccccaaacactgtatatcttcaaaacccccatTTTCCCACACATCCCCTAGTTAATGTTCACAGTATCTTGGTCTCTTTGTGCATgcccatcacgtttgtaagccttctgatcttaataaataagGGGCAAGAACCCTGATTTGGGGCTCTTATCTTTGCCCGGAGATTAGCCATCTCTTTCTTTAATCCTGTGTCCCCTTTTTCCTggaaaaaagagaactttagacttaggcTCTATGACAGAAAAGGACATATTCTGGGAGTGGGAGATGGGTTCTGGACAGGGTACATCATATATGACTCGTGAGCTCCAGGATATTTAATGTCTGAACCTCTGTGGGGGGAGGGACCACAGCAGGGATTGGAGATTTCAGACTGAATAGAAATGAGCCACATGGAAAGATTTGGACAAACACCAGCCTAGACATGACCTAGTACAAGTAAGTTTGATCCGCAGATCTGAAGGTCCTAATGAGCCTGCTGGGGAGATTCCAAGGCAGACCATCCTTGGCTAGGAAAGGATAACTGACAGAAGGACACAGAGCTTGTCATGTGCAATCCCCATCTCCAGAATAgtggctctcccctcccccccctgcccctgctgcttCACCACACCTCCAAGGATCCACTTACCCTAGGATCTTCCTCCACTGGCCTGGGAGTCCTGCACACCATGGATAC encodes:
- the LOC123384826 gene encoding putative protein FAM90A13P translates to MVCRTPRPVEEDPRVKCKNCRAFGHKASGSWCTMRHWDGPRAPQAWDSRKLRENLEPRRMWNTGNAAPSTSQGLSCRREGQRRKALFQRFSRRRPGRQQRTWRESTEPCDYERHPHRPMPVYTTKRVSVLEPHVPAEPTSRTPDTTQLSPSAAPLGRPVASTFPPAGRQDAQQVGTPAPPAPPAPAHQRSAWDPGLSVQLRQHRPRCASLEGLQTVSRAQGTGHAQAPAKHPEVSSDPPLTRLAPSPQPHIQTPGKRWAPLPDNTCQNPRKKPRWTPFHQPHKSTGCPRVGLCQSLCRPERRRACGLKGAAHVLRKSPALVQSMSLQPPHPQPQLDTLQACTMALCPPCPQAPSQPMGMVFSRLDKGSWNSRFIAAPCLAPPETPAPTGQVPPITHQSEGGCVCIRLSVLFDHLQLSSSSDECNWQ